Below is a genomic region from Fusarium oxysporum Fo47 chromosome VIII, complete sequence.
ACATTGAAGTCCAAAACAGCAGTCCTAACGACAGCCGCAAAGTTGCTGTCTTTCAATGTGTCCACCTTTCCATCAGCCAAGGGGGAAAGCCTAATGTTGGCGTGCACCATGAGTCGAGCTACCAGCTCTTGGAGCCAATTGTGCTCTGTGGACTCCCTTTCGATGTCGACCAGTGTCAAATCATAGATGTATGTGAGCAAACGGGCAAACCGAGTTCGATGAAGCAGACCGCGCTTGACTACAGGCTCTCGCTGTAAAAGGAGACAAAAAGAAGGGTCCAGCGCACCTGCTTTAGCGATGTCAGTGGATCCCTGGCTGGCATTTGTAAATCctttgatgatgtttgtAAAGATTGTTTCATGTTTGGCCTTCATTGCAGTCCAAAACGCCAAGCCTGCTAGTGATACCTCTTCAGTAGCATTTTTCCAAGAATAATGAAACGTGCAGTCTGCGCCCTTCTCGACAAGCAATAGGATAGTTGCCGCCTGATCAATTTCAGAGTCATTACCAACGAGGAGAGTCGACCACGATACTGGCTCCGTACGCGTGATAAGAACCTTGCTGCCTACGAGCGCGCAATATAGTGGCGTGCCGAGAAGACCGGGTTGGTTGACGTTGGCGCCCATTGAAAGAAGGTCTCTGCAAAGATTAGGCAACCCGAGGGCAGCAGCAATATGAAGTGGTAAGACAGATCCGTTGCAGAGCGCATCAGTTAGCTCGAGAAGACATCTTGGCGAAAGGGCCATCGTGCCGAATGTTCGAGGGTATGTCTCCCTGGCATACTCAAGAACCCACTGTACAAAGTTGTACGACTTTTGCATACGGAAGAGGGAGCAGACTTGGGGCCGAAGTTTTTGCCAGTAGATCTCTGCGTATTTGGGCCACCGTATAGCCGCTATTCTATATGCTGGCTCTATTATGCGGCGTGACTGGACTAATGTGACCTCTTTGTTGTATTCTGCGGGTTCGCGATCATTTTCAAGCGAATTAAGGATATTCAGCCAAGCGGAGACATCTTCGGGTCTTGCTTCTCCCTGTTCATCGTCATAGGGGGTCTGTACAGGTGATTCGATAGCCTCTGGGTCATATTCCTTCTGGACCAGAAGTTGGGGCAATGGTTCTGATTCGAGTAGGGTGAGCCGAAGTGAGATATCCTCGAGAGTGTCTGAGATTCCGAGCACGAAGGCTAGTTTGGATCGAATATCATGGAGTGATGATCTGGCGGCTTTGATCCCATCAGAAGTGGCGAGATGGTGAAATGACTTTATGGCAGTGAGGAGTATCTCATACCCATCGACAATTGGCCACTCTTGTGAAGGGTCATTTTCGGATCCTGAGGCGCTAGGGGTGATACCCAGGGTGCTATCGGCGGTATCATTGTCTGCAGATAACTCAACGATGAGGGACTCAAGACTATAAAGTGTGCCTCCAAGGAGTCTTAACTCGATGGTCAGGGTTTTGAGGTCATTTCTGTCAGCTTTGGCTCCGTTCCCTGCTGTTACGGaagcagatgcagatgccTTCAGATGTGCACTGATGCAGACACAAGCTTCAAATGTGGAATCCTTCAATGTGCGTATGGTCTTCAACAGTGGAGGCGACATTTTGCTGACTCAAGCTCATGTTGTTTCTGTTGTTGCTGTGATGATAGCTTCTCTACGAAGCATAAGAAATCGAGATTGTACCATCGAGCgcgagatgaagaagttgagtATGAAAGTTAAACATTCGTCAGTGGAGGCTCAAGGCTACCGATGTCATGGGTTGGCCGTGGTGGATGTGGAGGTAATGGTTACCAATCAGCACAATTGATAGCGGAGCTTGGACCACTTAAGCTGCAGTGGCCTCGCAGAAATTCAAGACCTCGAGCCTAAGTGACAAGAATAATTGTACAAGTTTAGAACAGTTTATGATAGACTTAGTATAGGTTTTGGGCACATTTTATATAGTTTAGTAAATATTTGGCATATGTTTGACCAAGGTACCAATAGTTAGGTGCTGGCTACAGGTCTCTAGCCTCTGCACACCCGAGGCAACCTGGACAGTTCACAAAAAATGGCACTTCACGAACGAAGCATAATAAACTACCAAGCTAGGGGAGGCGAGAAAACCTCAGGCCTCGAGCCGAAGTGGCAAGAATAATTATATCAGTTTAGAAGAGTTTAGGATAGGTTTAGTATAATCTTCTAGTAGATTTAGTTGTAgtaaactatttaaataagtttaataaattTAGGGAAGACTTTTTATCTATTAAGCTAAGGTATTTACCGCCTCAAGTCTCTGTGCATCCTGATAAGGTAACTTGAAGGTTATAAGAAAGCATAACACTTCATTAACAAACCATGGACATCCAGCCAAGTTGCGGAGGCAAAGAAAGCTTCGGACCTCGAccctaagtgacaaaaatacttaggtaagttAGCATAATCTTAGAAGACTCTTTAATGAGTTTGTTTTAACATCATATGCCAAGGTCCTAAGTTTCTTGCTCCCTGTGCCCAAGCTGAATCTTCTGGTTGCGAAACGTCGTGATCGTAGCAGTCGTAGTATGCAGCCCGAGTGCTTTTGAGTACTGTTAGGGGTTTGCAGTGCTAAAGAGCCGCATTGTGGCTTGTGAAAATGAATAGAAACTCAATTTACTGGCATCGATTACGTCCAGAAAGGGCCCATAAGATAAATACGGATTGGAGGAAATATAAAGTCAGCACCAGTAAATTATTGGACATTCATTCCAACGGGTGACATGAGAACTAAGCTTCATGTAACCAAGCTTCATCAAGTGAGCACACGACCACCATAATGGATCTAGAACCAATGAGGAAACGTAGAAGTCACTAATCTGCCAGACCGTTGAACAATCCGCAACTTCTCAATCGGTGCATCAATACTAAAATCTGAAACTACTGTATCGCAAATCCTTCTCAAGATTCGCTATCAAATGATTGTCGCCGGCTGACTCACACGGAGTGATCAAGACGAACCAAAACACCAGCTTCCTCATTCGGAATCATACAAGCCCCTCTCCGAATTGCCTCATCAatcaacatctccaagaTAAATGTACAAAAACTAAGCCAAGACCTTTACAACAGCTCATTCAAAAACCTAGAATCCCAAATCAGTAAAAATATAAACACAATGTCATCTATAACAATCCGCCCCGCCACAATCGATGACAGCGACTCAATCGCAAACATCCACTACGAAGCACTACAGTTCTACCACGACTTCTACGCcgccttcttccagctccaTCCCCGCGATCTAATCCCCCTCGCGACAAGAAACGCCCTGCAGAATCCGGGGCAGCAGCACTTCTTGGTAGCTGAGCAGGCGGGGAAGACAGTCGGGTTTGTGCGCTATAAAGAAGTCTTTAAAGACAAAAAGCCGAACTCGAACGCGAAGCCCACGGCGTCAGTATGGACGGTTAAAAAACACATGGAGGAACTATGGGCTTGGTTTAATGAGAGAAGTGAAGAGATTGATGCATCCAAAGAAAAAGCCGTTGATGGGAAAGATCATATTGGTAAgtgttttctttgttgtGACTTCAAGTAAAGTGGCTTGCGTCTAATGCGGCGTAGAGGTGATGCATCTCATGGTCCACCCAGACCATCAACGGAAAGGCATCGGGGGCCTATTGCTCCAATCCGTTACCGAAAAAGCCGACACCGCTAATGTCCCAACGCTGATCGTATCCTCCGTCGAGGGCCACGGCCTCTACAGAAAGCACGGCTTCGAGTCGCTGGGCACATGGACAGTCGACAACGAGGAATGGGCGCATAAGATCGCGGAGCACGAAAAGGCGATCGGATATACAGACGGAGTTATCGACATCGAGGACAAGTACAGAGGGATACGCGAGGTCGAAGATAGCATGATCCGGCAGCCCAGCATCCGTGTTGCATGATTCGCCAATCTCTGCAATTTAGTGTGGATACATAACACCGTACCGTTCTCTAGTTCGTATTCGTTTTCTCTtccagaaacaaaagaaaaaTTAAGAGAAAATTCGGGAATTGGGTGTCCCCGCTCCAATCACGATAAGATCAAGATGTGCAAATCCAGGTACAACGGCCTAGCGAGCCCCCCTTCAGAGAGCGTGGGACCCCTGTGGGTATCCGTACTACGCCATCCATTGAAATTAACCCTTGGAATTGGGTCTTTTGCGGCATCCAAACACCCCCGGCCCCGAAAGGAAAGACACCGCTGGCGGCAAGATTTCAGCGGAGCTCAATCTTAATAATGATGTGAAAATCGCATGATCTCAGTCCCGTTGTTCTTATCaatctttctctccttcatcttcatctttttTCTTGCAATTCTCTGCTGGTGTAACTGTAAATTCACATCGCAATTGCTTCACCATGGACGCTATACTCGAGCTCCTCGACCCGTATGTCTTCGATTACGGATATGCATACCTTTTCCCCCAACAACAGCTCCAATCAACAAAGGCATACGGAAACTCGACAAACTACGCCTCGTCTTCCAAGAACTTTGACGATGAGTACTCTCTCAACTTTGGCTCGTCACTACCGCGCGACGACATCTACCGCCAGAGCGCCTCCATTCTCTTGATCGCTGGCTTCGGCGCCGCCTTCATCTATGTCATTTCCGCCGCCCTTTCGTACTACTTCGTTTTTGATCGCCGTCTCGAATATCACCCTCGAttcctcaagaaccagaTCAAGCTCGAGATCCAGTCTAGTTTCTTCGCCATTCCCATTATCGATCTTCTCACGCTCCCTTTCTTCCTTGGAGAAGTGCGCGGTCACAGTCTGCTGTACACACGAATTGACGAGTACggatggtggtggttggCCGTGTCTACTGCCCTCTACATGATCTTTAATGATCTTGGCATTTACTGGATTCATCGCCTTGAGCACCATCCCAGTATTTACAAGTATGTTCACAAGCCTCACCACAAGTGGATCAGTAAGTCAAACTCCCTCTTTCACCAAATACCGCGCTAACAAGAGCTTCAGTTCCCACCCCCTGGGCTGCCATTGCTTTCCACCCTGTCGACGGGTACCTCCAATCCCTCCCTTACCAGTAAGTAACGACTTCTACACCGCGATTGACCTCTTACTAACGTCAACAGTGTCTTTGTCTACATCTGCCCCATGCAGAAGCACCTTTACATGTTCCTCTTCGTCTGCGTTCAGATCTGGACCATCCTTATCCACGACGGCGACATGATTACTGGCCATTGGCTCGAAAAGTTCATCAACAGTCCTGCCCACCACACTCTCCACCACATGTTCTTCACCTGCAACTACGGCCAATACTTCACATGGGCCGACAACTACTGGGACTCTCACCGTGCTCCCATGCCCGAGCTGGATCCTATTCACGAGGCGGTCCGAGTCATGCGCGAGAAGGGCTTGGTGGACAAGGATGGAAACCCCATCAAGAAGTCCAAGGATGAGTAAATGCAGACATGACATTTATGAATACTTCACCCTCAGCGTCGTGTCCAACTAGAACAGACCGACCATTCCGGTGCCGGCACCATCACATCACGACTGGAGTACCCTTGGCCTCACAGCGTCGCCGGCTGTGCAGAGATTCCGGGGCTCTTACGAAAAGTtttcaatcaatcaaataGACAGTTTAATCACATAGCGTTGCAAAGGGAATTCTTCGACAGGAAATGTATTGACTAGAGGATAATAGCAATAAGTATAATACCAAAACAATCTGATAACCGTGCAAATATCCCAAAACCTGTCCCCCATACCTCACGACTACCTTCCCGCACTACGACTGCCATCACACCTTTTGTCTCACCGATTTCAATGGTTCACCTCCTGAGCTTAGACTTGAGCCTGGCCCTGGGTGACTGGGTGCGAGTCAAGACCCAGCTTGAACCGTCTCTTGCAAGCCTTCCACATCTCAATGAGGCC
It encodes:
- a CDS encoding acyl-CoA N-acyltransferase; translation: MSSITIRPATIDDSDSIANIHYEALQFYHDFYAAFFQLHPRDLIPLATRNALQNPGQQHFLVAEQAGKTVGFVRYKEVFKDKKPNSNAKPTASVWTVKKHMEELWAWFNERSEEIDASKEKAVDGKDHIEVMHLMVHPDHQRKGIGGLLLQSVTEKADTANVPTLIVSSVEGHGLYRKHGFESLGTWTVDNEEWAHKIAEHEKAIGYTDGVIDIEDKYRGIREVEDSMIRQPSIRVA